Proteins encoded in a region of the Coffea eugenioides isolate CCC68of chromosome 4, Ceug_1.0, whole genome shotgun sequence genome:
- the LOC113769542 gene encoding uncharacterized protein LOC113769542 isoform X3, with product MDQKLLEDAKQHQNGDYALTGDIEHAQLGMFDKPLPCFGCGVGWFSLLLGFFCPLFWYYATILYFGNYYHKDPRERAGLAANAIALAISRCACHDF from the exons ATGGATCAAA AACTTTTAGAAGATGCCAAGCAGCATCAGAATGGAGACTATGCCCTTACTGGCGACATAGAACATGCCCAGCTGGGAATGTTTGATAAACCCCTTCCTTGTTTTGGTTGTGGAGTAGGATGGTTTTC TCTTCTGCTTGGGTTTTTCTGCCCCTTGTTCTGGTACTATGCTACTATTCTTTACTTTGGGAATTACTACCACAAGGATCCCAGAGAACGAGCTGGGCTCGCTGCTAATGCAATAGCT CTTGCAATTTCCCGGTGTGCTTGTCATGACTTTTGA
- the LOC113769542 gene encoding uncharacterized protein LOC113769542 isoform X1, producing the protein MDQKLLEDAKQHQNGDYALTGDIEHAQLGMFDKPLPCFGCGVGWFSLLLGFFCPLFWYYATILYFGNYYHKDPRERAGLAANAIASLGSQALSVSADNGMRWIPVIKQHPTMGAFPSFA; encoded by the exons ATGGATCAAA AACTTTTAGAAGATGCCAAGCAGCATCAGAATGGAGACTATGCCCTTACTGGCGACATAGAACATGCCCAGCTGGGAATGTTTGATAAACCCCTTCCTTGTTTTGGTTGTGGAGTAGGATGGTTTTC TCTTCTGCTTGGGTTTTTCTGCCCCTTGTTCTGGTACTATGCTACTATTCTTTACTTTGGGAATTACTACCACAAGGATCCCAGAGAACGAGCTGGGCTCGCTGCTAATGCAATAGCT TCCCTAGGCTCTCAGGCTTTATCAGTTTCAGCAGACAATGGCATGAGATGGATACCTGTGATTAAACAGCATCCTACTATGGGGGCTTTTCCAAGTTTTGCTTGA
- the LOC113769542 gene encoding 60S ribosomal protein L18a-like protein isoform X2, producing MDQKLLEDAKQHQNGDYALTGDIEHAQLGMFDKPLPCFGCGVGWFSLLLGFFCPLFWYYATILYFGNYYHKDPRERAGLAANAIAALIFTVVVLIVVAIILF from the exons ATGGATCAAA AACTTTTAGAAGATGCCAAGCAGCATCAGAATGGAGACTATGCCCTTACTGGCGACATAGAACATGCCCAGCTGGGAATGTTTGATAAACCCCTTCCTTGTTTTGGTTGTGGAGTAGGATGGTTTTC TCTTCTGCTTGGGTTTTTCTGCCCCTTGTTCTGGTACTATGCTACTATTCTTTACTTTGGGAATTACTACCACAAGGATCCCAGAGAACGAGCTGGGCTCGCTGCTAATGCAATAGCT GCTCTGATATTTACTGTTGTTGTCCTGATTGTTGTGGCTATTATTCTCTTCTAG
- the LOC113768365 gene encoding DNA-directed RNA polymerase I subunit rpa49, producing MAKPKEKKKRPINQEIQQVTEPTQEYSREKDEGEEEQRDAEEADPITLTTAEKLEKNEKKKHKETLDVKIETFGENPDKISPIVGYFPSGYDPLRSWKEGEEAEPEAKVKVYKNKKRSNRLQLVVSPKVAQVNFVGTNYSGEATAAQMCTYGLGVFDKTSQTLKIVPIAANKIFRLEPRVAGLDLPENETPETLKHELTAEEKADKMRELTLMYSSKKTIRQTQKLESLRQRQDPESQQDLDQKLGGIEINKEGLEVTETTTSARNIPPHDLSATTPQTAYPLHKIIFSGEWDYLMDILEISQAGAEVTSHNYPSFVCNRVYKLDDITDEVEKRQLAGIFSYITHLVKFKDKHSMDGVSSAKHHKIPGILYQKFSSLFANSDSKRIADDKKDLLISYILVLTLYVDNFRTDLSDIAKDLRMNPIALRPHYEHLGCKLAREKQLLLATLSLPLQFPTVRRKRRR from the exons ATGGCCAAAccaaaggagaagaagaagagaccAATAAACCAAGAAATTCAGCAAGTAACGGAACCTACTCAGGAGTACTCCAGGGAAAAAGACGAAGGAGAGGAAGAACAAAGGGATGCAGAAGAGGCCGACCCCATAACATTAACAACTGCAGAAAAACTTGAGAAGAATGAGAAAAAGAAGCACAAGGAAACACTAGACGTCAAAATCGAAACTTTCGGTGAAAACCCTGATAAAATTTCTCCAATTGTGGGTTATTTTCCATCCGGGTACGATCCATTGAGGAGTTGGAAGGAAGGCGAAGAAGCGGAGCCTGAAGCCAAGGTTAAGGTATACAAGAATAAGAAGAGGAGTAATAGGCTGCAGTTGGTGGTGAGCCCTAAGGTTGCTCAGGTTAATTTCGTCGGAACTAACTACTCTGGCGAGGCTACGGCGGCTCAGATGTGTACTTATGGTCTCGGAGTTTTTGACAAGACTAGCCAGACTCTGAAGATTGTTCCTATTGCAGCTAACAAg ATATTCAGATTGGAACCGAGAGTTGCTGGGTTAGACCTACCTGAAAATGAAACTCCAGAAACTTTGAAGCATGAACTTACTGCAGAAGAGAAGGCTGACAAAATGAGAGAATTGACTCTTATGTATTCATCCAAGAAGACTATAAGACAG ACTCAGAAACTGGAATCACTTCGTCAGAGACAAGATCCTGAAAGTCAGCAGGATTTGGACCAAAAATTAGGGGGTATTGAGATAAACAAAGAGGGGCTCGAGGTTACAGAGACTACAACTAGTGCTCGAAATATCCCACCCCATGATTTGTCTGCCACTACACCTCAAACAGCATATCCATTGCACAAGATTATCTTTAGCGGGGAGTGGGATTACCTTATGGACATTCTTGAAATTTCACAAGCTGGAGCAGAAGTGACGTCTCATAATTACCCGAGCTTTGTTTGCAATCGAGTATATAAATTGGATGATATTACG GATGAAGTGGAGAAGAGGCAGCTTGCTGGCATATTTTCATACATCACCCATCTTGTCAAGTTCAAGGATAAGCACTCCATGGATGGTGTTTCATCggcaaaacatcataaaattCCTGGGATCTTGTACCAGAAGTTCTCTTCCTTGTTTGCTAATTCAGACTCGAAGAGGATTGCAGATGACAAAAAAGATCTCCTTATCAGCTACATCTTGGTGCTTACTTTATATGTTGACAATTTTCGGACAGACTTATCTGACATAGCGAAGGATCTAAGAATGAACCCGATAGCATTAAGACCTCACTATGAACATTTGGGCTGTAAGCTCGCGCGCGAGAAGCAATTGTTACTGGCGACACTATCTCTGCCACTGCAGTTCCCAACGGTGAGAAGGAAGCGGCGAAGGTAG
- the LOC113768364 gene encoding protein phosphatase 2C 16-like isoform X2, translating to MLQKTQNNEIVGDAIMQESKEDEVLLVRDDRNGINGMELLPLEPTSEMSLPIAVQIEGINNGQILAKVISLEERSFERKVSEDNLTTAAQLNEENSSVPTLKASVVALQLPNEKDPVKGGMKSVFELECVPLWGSVSICGQRPEIEDAIMVVPHFMRIPIKMFIGDRVGDGISQTLSHLTSHFFGVYDGHGGSQVANYCRDRIHMALGDELKDITDDLVKESLIDTRQMQWEKVFTTCFLKVDDEVGGKVSRNTSPENVDSSNYASEPVAPETVGSTAVVAILCSSHIIVANCGDSRAVLYRGKEAVVLSIDHKPNREDEYARIEASGGKVIQWNGHRVFGVLAMSRSIGDRYLKPWIIPTPEVMFLPRAREDECLVLASDGLWDVMTNEEACEVARRRILLWHKKNGTNPLPERGRGVDPAAQAAAEYLSMLALQKGSKDDISVIVIDLKARRKGRQYVS from the exons ATGTTGCAGAAAACTCAAAACAATGAGATTGTAGGAGATGCAATAATGCAAGAAAGCAAAGAGGATGAGGTATTACTGGTTAGAGATGACCGGAATGGAATTAATGGCATGGAGTTGCTTCCCCTGGAGCCGACTTCAGAAATGAGCTTACCAATTGCTGTTCAGATTGAGGGCATCAACAATGGTCAAATACTTGCTAAGGTAATCAGTTTGGAAGAAAGAAGTTTTGAAAGGAAGGTGAGTGAGGACAATTTAACTACTGCTGCTCAATTGAATGAAGAAAACTCAAGTGTACCCACACTCAAGGCATCTGTAGTGGCTCTTCAGTTGCCCAACGAGAAAGATCCAGTAAAAGGCGGTATGAAGAGTGTTTTTGAATTAGAATGTGTGCCACTATGGGGTTCCGTGTCAATTTGTGGACAGAGGCCGGAAATTGAAGATGCCATTATGGTTGTGCCACATTTCATGAGAATTCCTATTAAGATGTTCATTGGTGACCGAGTCGGGGATGGTATAAGCCAAACGTTGAGTCACTTGACGTCTCACTTTTTTGGAGTATATGATGGTCACGGAGGATCTCAG GTAGCAAATTACTGCCGTGATAGGATCCATATGGCATTGGGCGATGAGCTAAAAGATATAACAGATGACTTGGTGAAGGAAAGCCTGATAGACACTCGACAAATGCAGTGGGAGAAGGTCTTTACTACTTGCTTTCTAAAGGTTGATGATGAAGTAGGGGGAAAAGTTAGCCGAAATACGTCTCCTGAAAATGTAGATTCCTCCAATTATGCATCTGAACCTGTTGCACCTGAAACTGTTGGGTCTACTGCAGTGGTGGCCATTCTATGTTCATCCCATATTATAGTTGCAAATTGTGGGGATTCCAGGGCAGTTCTTTATCGTGGCAAAGAAGCTGTAGTACTGTCAATTGACCATAAA CCAAACCGAGAAGATGAATATGCTAGAATTGAAGCATCTGGTGGCAAAGTCATACAGTGGAATGGTCACCGTGTATTCGGTGTTCTTGCAATGTCTAGATCCATCG GTGATAGATACCTTAAACCGTGGATCATACCAACCCCAGAGGTCATGTTTCTACCCCGTGCAAGGGAGGATGAATGTCTTGTTTTAGCAAGTGATGGCTTGTGGGATGTCATGACGAATGAAGAAGCATGTGAAGTTGCTAGGAGACGAATTTTGCTTTGGCACAAGAAGAACGGAACTAACCCTCTTCCAGAAAGGGGACGAGGAGTTGATCCTGCAGCACAAGCGGCAGCGGAGTACCTTTCCATGCTTGCTCTTCAAAAGGGGAGCAAGGATGATATTTCAGTGATTGTCATAGACTTGAAAGCTCGACGGAAGGGTAGGCAGTATGTATCATAG
- the LOC113768364 gene encoding protein phosphatase 2C 16-like isoform X1, whose product MEEMSPAVAVPLSLGSPMCENAGISNHMEITRLKIVTDTAMLLSDPASLLHADSSTNWDGSCNGIGTEGSKDKSVSPIDNGGVSKMLQKTQNNEIVGDAIMQESKEDEVLLVRDDRNGINGMELLPLEPTSEMSLPIAVQIEGINNGQILAKVISLEERSFERKVSEDNLTTAAQLNEENSSVPTLKASVVALQLPNEKDPVKGGMKSVFELECVPLWGSVSICGQRPEIEDAIMVVPHFMRIPIKMFIGDRVGDGISQTLSHLTSHFFGVYDGHGGSQVANYCRDRIHMALGDELKDITDDLVKESLIDTRQMQWEKVFTTCFLKVDDEVGGKVSRNTSPENVDSSNYASEPVAPETVGSTAVVAILCSSHIIVANCGDSRAVLYRGKEAVVLSIDHKPNREDEYARIEASGGKVIQWNGHRVFGVLAMSRSIGDRYLKPWIIPTPEVMFLPRAREDECLVLASDGLWDVMTNEEACEVARRRILLWHKKNGTNPLPERGRGVDPAAQAAAEYLSMLALQKGSKDDISVIVIDLKARRKGRQYVS is encoded by the exons ATGGAAGAGATGTCTCCAGCAGTTGCAGTTCCACTTAGTTTAGGTAGTCCTATGTGTGAGAATGCTGGAATCTCGAATCATATGGAAATCACACGACTCAAAATAGTGACAGACACTGCCATGTTGCTTTCAGATCCAGCATCACTGTTGCATGCAGATTCAAGTACTAATTGGGACGGCAGTTGCAATGGGATAGGTACAGAAGGTAGTAAGGATAAGTCGGTATCACCTATAGACAATGGGGGGGTATCTAAAATGTTGCAGAAAACTCAAAACAATGAGATTGTAGGAGATGCAATAATGCAAGAAAGCAAAGAGGATGAGGTATTACTGGTTAGAGATGACCGGAATGGAATTAATGGCATGGAGTTGCTTCCCCTGGAGCCGACTTCAGAAATGAGCTTACCAATTGCTGTTCAGATTGAGGGCATCAACAATGGTCAAATACTTGCTAAGGTAATCAGTTTGGAAGAAAGAAGTTTTGAAAGGAAGGTGAGTGAGGACAATTTAACTACTGCTGCTCAATTGAATGAAGAAAACTCAAGTGTACCCACACTCAAGGCATCTGTAGTGGCTCTTCAGTTGCCCAACGAGAAAGATCCAGTAAAAGGCGGTATGAAGAGTGTTTTTGAATTAGAATGTGTGCCACTATGGGGTTCCGTGTCAATTTGTGGACAGAGGCCGGAAATTGAAGATGCCATTATGGTTGTGCCACATTTCATGAGAATTCCTATTAAGATGTTCATTGGTGACCGAGTCGGGGATGGTATAAGCCAAACGTTGAGTCACTTGACGTCTCACTTTTTTGGAGTATATGATGGTCACGGAGGATCTCAG GTAGCAAATTACTGCCGTGATAGGATCCATATGGCATTGGGCGATGAGCTAAAAGATATAACAGATGACTTGGTGAAGGAAAGCCTGATAGACACTCGACAAATGCAGTGGGAGAAGGTCTTTACTACTTGCTTTCTAAAGGTTGATGATGAAGTAGGGGGAAAAGTTAGCCGAAATACGTCTCCTGAAAATGTAGATTCCTCCAATTATGCATCTGAACCTGTTGCACCTGAAACTGTTGGGTCTACTGCAGTGGTGGCCATTCTATGTTCATCCCATATTATAGTTGCAAATTGTGGGGATTCCAGGGCAGTTCTTTATCGTGGCAAAGAAGCTGTAGTACTGTCAATTGACCATAAA CCAAACCGAGAAGATGAATATGCTAGAATTGAAGCATCTGGTGGCAAAGTCATACAGTGGAATGGTCACCGTGTATTCGGTGTTCTTGCAATGTCTAGATCCATCG GTGATAGATACCTTAAACCGTGGATCATACCAACCCCAGAGGTCATGTTTCTACCCCGTGCAAGGGAGGATGAATGTCTTGTTTTAGCAAGTGATGGCTTGTGGGATGTCATGACGAATGAAGAAGCATGTGAAGTTGCTAGGAGACGAATTTTGCTTTGGCACAAGAAGAACGGAACTAACCCTCTTCCAGAAAGGGGACGAGGAGTTGATCCTGCAGCACAAGCGGCAGCGGAGTACCTTTCCATGCTTGCTCTTCAAAAGGGGAGCAAGGATGATATTTCAGTGATTGTCATAGACTTGAAAGCTCGACGGAAGGGTAGGCAGTATGTATCATAG
- the LOC113767846 gene encoding U-box domain-containing protein 35-like, producing MAKALYSPEMIFNAAVAIDADKNSQFAVKWAVDRLNLNGFITLLHVKTQQNSSPQEDVPKEGRAPTKDELAKFFLPYRGFCARKGVRVHEVVLHDIDVARAIAEYVIDNSICMIVLGASSRSALARAFRAQDMQSQLIKSIPDFCAVYVVSKVRAQAVKSATRSPNASSIASSRQQPQVGYLSDTPGSQQLTCFIAPIESCSKGSWRSAGSDRSHSDGGSPAVYSDKSSRDFVPMTSRRGQSKNRSPQYPSPQHPLSSSGTDFLHLPPLDRQPNSKNISPPKTADSLQICLYNRNPGSKTPSNQLSGNNLNLHFPIPGSPSHSLSGSSDRSEPLSFQSSNLSFELLDQSHTSDASWTSSSSQGTGELEEEIKRLKQELKQSMEMYNSACRFQAREIDEWKLDEARRIEGCRQTREFAMIMVETEKHKCKAAIEAAQMAQRLAELESQKRKEAEMKLLHQAEEKKKAMDALAHCDIRYRKYSIEEIETATGYFSPSEKIGEGGYGPVYKAYLDHTAVAIKVLRSDISQGKKQFQREVEVLSHMRHPHMVLLLGACPEYGCLVYEYMENGSLEDRLFCRNGSTPLPWTIRFRIAAEIGTALLFLHQTRPEPIVHRDLKPANILLDRNYVSKIGDVGLSRLVPPSVADSVTQYHMTAAAGTFCYIDPEYQQTGMLCTKSDIYSFGVLLLQIITARTAMGLTYHVEEAIEHGSFQETLDPKVADWPVEDALSFAKLALKCCELRRRDRPDLGSVILPELERLRDLGSDAKAGSGNGNLDEAILHNQVSQESIPLSQVRVQSSPHFILSFTICPFIKA from the exons ATGGCAAAGGCGTTGTATTCACCAGAAATGATTTTCAATGCGGCAGTAGCAATTGACGCAGACAAGAATAGCCAGTTTGCTGTGAAATGGGCGGTCGACCGCCTGAACTTGAATGGTTTTATCACCCTCCTCCATGTCAAAACTCAACAGAATTCCTCTCCTC AAGAAGATGTTCCCAAAGAAGGACGTGCGCCTACGAAAGATGAGCTGGCGAAGTTCTTTCTTCCATATCGTGGATTTTGTGCTCGAAAAGGG GTTAGAGTACACGAGGTGGTTCTCCATGACATTGACGTTGCCAGAGCAATAGCTGAATACGTTATTGATAACTCCATCTGCATGATTGTGCTCGGAGCTTCATCTCGGAGTGCCCTAGCCAG GGCATTCAGAGCTCAGGATATGCAAAGTCAATTAATCAAGTCCATCCCAGATTTTTGTGCAGTTTATGTTGTATCCAAGGTAAGAGCTCAGGCTGTTAAATCAGCTACTCGATCTCCCAATGCAAGCAGCATAGCCAGTTCCAGGCAGCAGCCTCAAGTAGGATATTTATCAGATACTCCAGGTTCCCAACAGCTTACATG TTTTATTGCACCTATTGAGTCTTGTAGCAAGGGAAGCTGGAGAAGTGCAGGCTCTGATAGATCACACTCCGATGGAGGTAGCCCTGCAGTATACTCTGATAAGAGTAGTAGAGACTTTGTGCCAATGACTTCAAGGAGGGGGCAAAGCAAGAATCGTTCACCTCAGTACCCCTCGCCTCAGCATCCATTAAGTAGTTCGGGAACTGATTTTCTGCATCTACCTCCATTGGACCGGCAGCCCAACAGCAAAAATATTTCACCTCCAAAAACCGCAGATTCTTTGCAAATCTGTCTCTATAACAGAAATCCAGGCAGCAAAACACCATCCAACCAGCTCTCAGGGAACAATTTAAATCTCCATTTTCCAATTCCAGGAAGTCCATCCCATTCCCTCTCTGGCTCCAGTGATCGCTCAGAGCCACTAAGTTTTCAATCATCTAATTTGTCCTTTGAGCTTCTAGACCAGTCACATACGTCAGATGCGTCCTGGACCTCCTCCTCTTCACAAGGCACA GGGGAACTAGAGGAGGAAATAAAGAGATTAAAACAGGAATTAAAGCAAAGTATGGAAATGTATAATTCAGCATG TCGTTTCCAGGCAAGGGAGATTGATGAATGGAAATTGGATGAGGCACGCAGAATAGAAGGGTGCAGGCAAACCCGAGAGTTTGCAATGATTATGGTGGAGACTGAAAAGCATAAATGCAAGGCAGCTATTGAAGCAGCACAAATGGCACAACGTCTTGCAGAATTGGAGTCCCAAAAACGAAAGGAGGCAGAGATGAAACTCCTGCACCAGgcagaagagaagaagaaagctaTGGATGCTTTAGCACACTGTGATATTAGATACAGAAAATACagtattgaagaaattgaaactGCAACTGGTTATTTCTCACCTTCAGAAAAAATTGGTGAAGGTGGATATGGGCCTGTTTATAAAGCCTATCTTGATCACACGGCTGTTGCTATAAAGGTGTTGAGGTCAGATATTTCACAAGGGAAAAAGCAATTCCAAAGAGAG GTTGAGGTGCTAAGCCACATGAGACATCCACACATGGTTCTCCTTCTGGGTGCCTGCCCCGAGTATGGGTGCCTTGTATACGAATATATGGAGAATGGAAGCTTAGAAGACCGGCTTTTCTGCAGGAATGGCAGCACTCCACTACCATGGACCATCCGTTTCAGAATAGCAGCAGAGATTGGCACGGCCCTTCTCTTCCTTCACCAAACAAGACCAGAGCCCATCGTCCATCGCGACCTTAAACCAGCCAATATCCTCTTAGACCGAAACTATGTGAGCAAGATTGGCGATGTTGGCTTGTCCAGGCTAGTTCCACCGTCAGTGGCTGATAGTGTTACTCAATATCATATGACTGCAGCAGCCGGTACATTTTGCTACATTGACCCAGAGTATCAACAAACCGGGATGCTATGTACTAAATCAGACATTTATTCCTTTGGTGTACTGCTGCTACAAATCATTACGGCAAGGACTGCCATGGGTCTAACATATCATGTAGAAGAGGCGATTGAGCATGGATCATTTCAAGAGACACTTGATCCCAAAGTGGCTGATTGGCCAGTTGAGGATGCTCTGTCATTTGCAAAATTAGCTCTAAAGTGTTGTGAACTGCGGAGGAGAGACAGGCCAGACCTTGGCTCAGTCATATTGCCTGAACTGGAACGGCTCAGAGATCTTGGATCAGATGCCAAAGCCGGAAGTGGGAATGGGAACCTAGATGAAGCCATTCTTCATAACCAAGTTTCCCAAGAAAGCATACCTCTCAGCCAGGTTCGTGTGCAATCTTCCCCACACTTTATACTGTCCTTTACAATTTGTCCATTTATAAAAGCTTAA